In Populus nigra chromosome 1, ddPopNigr1.1, whole genome shotgun sequence, one genomic interval encodes:
- the LOC133695440 gene encoding GTP-binding protein ERG, protein MKSLRALRIASTLASKPPPFVYTNQNLLSHFFSAQPDQNESENDNSDSVFDSTHYTIDSSLNNNSNTTSATHKEPTWDERYRERVDKLVFKKETQKGKLQILEEQEEQVEEQRRRLLAKALLEAALERPDEEEGEEVREEDQKSLSVGIIGAPNAGKSALTNFMVGTKVAAVSRKTNTTTHEVLGVMTDGDTQICFFDTPGLMVNNRGYPYKDMKTRVESAWSSIDLYDVLMVIFDVHRHLTRPDSRVVGLIKCMGAQANPKQKRVLCMNKIDLVEKKKDLLKVVEEFKDLPGYDRHFMISGLKGSGVKHLNQYLMEQAVKRPWDEDPLSMSEEVMKNISLEVVRERLLDHVHQEIPYGIEHRLMDWKELRDGSLRIEQHFITPKLSQRKILVGKKGSKIGRIGVEANEELRSIFKREVHLILQVRIK, encoded by the exons ATGAAATCATTGAGAGCACTGAGAATCGCCAGCACCCTCGCTTCAAAGCCACCTCCCTTTGTCTACACTAACCAAAACCTCCTCTCTCATTTCTTCTCAGCCCAACCTGACCAAAACGAGAGTGAAAATGACAATAGTGACTCTGTCTTTGACAGCACCCACTACACAATTGATTCTTCTTTAAACAATAACAGCAACACAACTAGCGCCACTCATAAGGAACCCACTTGGGATGAGAGATACAGAGAGAGAgttgataaattagtttttaaaaaagaaacccaaaaagGGAAACTGCAAATTTTGGAGGAACAAGAAGAGCAAGTGGAGGAGCAAAGGAGGAGACTTTTGGCTAAAGCTTTGCTGGAGGCAGCATTAGAGAGGCCTGATGAGGAGGAGGGTGAGGAGGTCAGAGAGGAAGATCAGAAGTCGCTTTCGGTCGGGATTATTGGTGCTCCAAATGCTGGGAAGTCTGCCTTGACTAATTTCATG GTTGGGACAAAGGTTGCTGCTGTGTCACGGAAGACAAATACCACAACTCATGAAGTGTTGGGAGTGATGACAGATGGAGACACTCAAATA TGTTTCTTTGACACCCCTGGACTCATGGTAAATAACCGTGGTTATCCTTACAAAGACATGAAGACACGTGTCGAAAGTGCCTGGAGTTCTATTGATTTATATGATGTGCTTATGGTTATTTTTGATGTCCATAGGCATCTTACCAG ACCTGATTCAAGAGTGGTTGGATTGATAAAATGCATGGGAGCACAagcaaacccaaaacaaaagcGGGTGTTGTGCATGAATAAGATTGACCTtgttgagaaaaagaaagacttattgaaGGTTGTTGAGGAATTCAAAGATCTTCCTGGATATGATAG GCACTTCATGATCTCAGGACTGAAGGGCTCTGGAGTAAAACATCTTAATCAATATTTGATGGAGCAG GCAGTCAAAAGACCATGGGATGAAGATCCACTATCTATGAGTGAAGAAGTCATGAAGAATATTTCATTAGAAGTTGTTCGGGAAAGGTTATTAGACCATGTTCATCAG GAAATCCCTTATGGCATTGAACATCGGTTGATGGATTGGAAAGAATTAAGAGATGGTTCTCTGAGGATTGAACAGCACTTCATCACTCCTAAACTAAGCCAGCGAAAGATTCTTGTGGGGAAGAAGGGATCAAAAATTGG GAGGATCGGTGTTGAAGCTAATGAAGAGCTGAGGTCCATATTCAAGAGGGAAGTGCACCTCATCCTCCAGGTTCGAATTAAATGA
- the LOC133704593 gene encoding protein UNUSUAL FLORAL ORGANS-like, which produces MEGAFSNSMPSHFSYTFTPGTSSAYATDTVTNTWMDTRIWSKLPQSLIDRVIAFLPPPAFFRARCVCKRWYSLLFSNNFLELYIQISPRRHWFLFFKHKSLKSYICGNNSNTTRGSGGQTSTTNIFEGYLFDPYDIAWYRISFPLVPSGFSPAAASGGLICWVSDEAGAKSIILCNPLLGSLSQLPPTLRPRLFPSTGLKVGPSSIDVAVAGDDLISPYAVKNLSTESFHIDAGGFYSLWGTTSSLPRLCSLESGQMVCVDDRFYCMNYNPFSVLAYEIAANSWCKIQAPMRRFLRSPSLVESMEKLILVAAVEKSKLNVPKSLRLWSLQACGTTWVEIERMPQQLYQQFEEMEAGHGFDCVGHGEFIAIIIRGSDKALLFDILRKAWQWIPPCPYINHGGGGDDELHGFAYEPTVTTPVTGLLDQLTIPFQSFSGLIG; this is translated from the coding sequence ATGGAAGGTGCTTTCAGCAATTCCATGCCCTCACACTTCTCCTACACTTTCACCCCTGGGACTAGTAGTGCTTATGCTACAGATACTGTCACCAATACTTGGATGGACACCAGGATATGGAGTAAGCTCCCGCAATCGCTGATTGATCGTGTAATCGCCTTTCTTCCACCTCCAGCCTTTTTTAGAGCTCGTTGTGTCTGCAAGAGATGGTATAGTCTCTTGTTCTCCAACAATTTTCTTGAACTCTATATCCAAATATCCCCACGCCGCCATTGGTTCTTATTCTTCAAGCACAAAAGCTTAAAAAGCTACATCTGTGGAAACAACAGTAACACCACTCGTGGCAGTGGCGGCCAAACTAGTACAACCAATATATTTGAAGGGTACCTCTTTGATCCTTACGATATTGCATGGTATAGAATTTCTTTTCCCTTGGTTCCATCTGGGTTCTCGCCTGCTGCTGCTTCTGGTGGCTTAATATGTTGGGTCTCAGATGAGGCTGGTGCAAAAAGTATCATTTTATGCAACCCACTTCTTGGCTCTCTATCTCAGTTGCCGCCAACGTTAAGACCACGTCTCTTTCCTTCAACTGGCTTAAAAGTTGGGCCATCCTCAATTGATGTGGCTGTTGCAGGTGATGACTTGATTTCTCCATATGCAGTCAAGAATTTATCCACTGAAAGTTTTCATATTGATGCTGGTGGGTTTTACTCTCTATGGGGTACTACTTCTTCTCTTCCAAGGCTTTGTAGCCTTGAATCAGGTCAAATGGTTTGTGTTGATGACAGATTTTACTGCATGAATTACAACCCATTTAGCGTTTTGGCTTATGAAATAGCAGCGAACAGTTGGTGCAAGATTCAAGCTCCAATGAGGAGATTTCTGCGCTCGCCAAGCTTGGTTGAGAGCATGGAAAAACTCATTCTTGTTGCAGCAGTGGAGAAGAGCAAGCTCAACGTGCCAAAGAGCTTGAGACTTTGGAGCTTGCAAGCTTGTGGAACAACATGGGTAGAGATTGAAAGGATGCCCCAGCAACTTTACCAACAATTTGAGGAGATGGAAGCTGGTCACGGGTTTGATTGTGTTGGACATGGTGAGTTTATTGCTATCATTATCAGAGGATCGGACAAGGCTTTGCTGTTTGATATCTTAAGGAAGGCGTGGCAGTGGATTCCTCCATGTCCTTACATAAATCACGGAGGTGGAGGTGATGATGAATTGCATGGTTTTGCTTATGAGCCTACAGTCACTACTCCAGTTACAGGCCTCCTTGATCAGCTCACAATCCCATTTCAGTCATTCAGTGGGTTAATTGGCTAG